In the Pseudochaenichthys georgianus chromosome 1, fPseGeo1.2, whole genome shotgun sequence genome, one interval contains:
- the cplx2a gene encoding complexin 2, like, translating into MNFVMKAAMGGGPPDVGKMLGGEEKEEDPDAASKEEERQEALRQQEDERKGKYAKMEAEREGMRQGIRDKYGLKKREEAEAEAAAAAEEPAEGSLTRPKKLVPAGCGDEEEEESIMDTVMKYLPGPLQDMLKK; encoded by the exons GAGGTCCCCCTGATGTGGGCAAAATGCTGggtggggaggagaaggaggaggaccCCGATGCAGCCAGCAAGGAGGAGGAAAGACAGGAGGCGCTGAGGCAGCAGGAGGATGAGAGGAAGGGCAAATATGCCAAGAtggaggctgagagggaaggcatGAGGCAAGGCATCAGAGATAAG TATGGCTTGAAAAAGCGCGAGGAGGCCGAGGCCgaggcagcagctgctgcaGAGGAGCCTGCAGAGGGCAGCTTGACTCGACCCAAGAAGCTGGTGCCGGCCGGGTGTGGCgacgaggaggaagaggagagtatCATGGACACAGTGATGAAATACCTGCCAGGCCCACTGCAAGACATGCTGAAGAAGTAG
- the tmod1 gene encoding tropomodulin-1 isoform X2 — protein MSVMKKEMDKYRDIDEDELLKKLSEEELQRLEDELEELDPDNALLPAGMRQKDQTKKNPTGTFQRDNLLAHLEKQAKEHPEQEDLVPFTGEKRGKAFVPKKMVDPIMENVTLEPELEEALASASDAELCDIAAILGMHTLMSNQQYYEALASSNIVNKQGLNSVIQCAQYKAVPDEEPNSTDVEETLLRMKRNDPNLVEVNLNNIKNIPIKTLKAYADALIENSVVERFSIVGTRSNDPVAFALAEMLKVNTTLKSLNVESNFITGTGIVSLIESLQNNTTLQELKIDNQSQPLGNKVEMEIARMLEKNTTLLKFGYHFTQQGPRLRGSNAMMNNNDLVRKRRLEGGPIFPKCRTNI, from the exons ATGTCGGTTATGAAGAAGGAGATGGATAAGTACAGGGACATAGACGAGGACGAGCTGCTGAAGAAACTATCAGAGGAAGAGCTGCAGCGATTAGAGGATGAATTAGAGGAGCTGGATCCTGAT AATGCGTTGTTGCCTGCTGGGATGCGGCAGAAGGACCAGACCAAGAAAAATCCGACTGGGACATTTCAGAGAGATAACCTGCTGGCCCATCTGGAGAAACAGGCCAAAGAGCATCCTGAGCAAGAAGACCTGGTGCCTTTCACAGGGGAGAAGAGAG GGAAAGCCTTTGTGCCGAAGAAGATGGTGGACCCCATCATGGAGAATGTGACTCTGGAGCCGGAGCTGGAAGAAGCCCTGGCGAGTGCTTCTGATGCTGAACTCTGTGATATCGCAG CCATCCTGGGTATGCACACCCTGATGAGTAACCAGCAGTACTATGAAGCCCTGGCCAGCAGCAACATAGTCAACAAGCAAGGCCTCAACA GTGTGATCCAGTGCGCACAGTATAAAGCAGTCCCAGATGAAGAGCCCAACTCCACTGACGTAGAAGAAACCCTGTTGAGGATGAAGAGGAACGACCCCAACCTGGTGGAGGTGAACCTCAACAACATCAAG AATATCCCCATCAAGACTCTGAAGGCGTACGCTGATGCTCTGATAGAGAACTCTGTGGTGGAGAGGTTTAGTATTGTGGGAACCAGGAGCAACGACCCTGTAGCATTT gccCTGGCAGAGATGTTGAAGGTGAACACGACGCTGAAGAGCCTGAATGTGGAGTCTAACTTCATCACAGGGACCGGCATAGTGTCCCTCATAGAATCACTGCAGAACAACACCACACTACAGGAGCTCAAGATAGACAACCAg AGCCAGCCGCTAGGCAACAAGGTGGAGATGGAGATAGCCCGCATGCTGGAGAAAAACACCACTCTGTTGAAGTTTGGATATCATTTCACCCAGCAGGGTCCGCGCCTCCGAGGCTCCAACGCCATGATGAACAACAACGACCTGG TAAGAAAGAGAAGGCTTGAGGGAGGTCCCATTTTCCCCAAGTGTCGGACAAATATATAG
- the tmod1 gene encoding tropomodulin-1 isoform X1 codes for MSVMKKEMDKYRDIDEDELLKKLSEEELQRLEDELEELDPDNALLPAGMRQKDQTKKNPTGTFQRDNLLAHLEKQAKEHPEQEDLVPFTGEKRGKAFVPKKMVDPIMENVTLEPELEEALASASDAELCDIAAILGMHTLMSNQQYYEALASSNIVNKQGLNSVIQCAQYKAVPDEEPNSTDVEETLLRMKRNDPNLVEVNLNNIKNIPIKTLKAYADALIENSVVERFSIVGTRSNDPVAFALAEMLKVNTTLKSLNVESNFITGTGIVSLIESLQNNTTLQELKIDNQSQPLGNKVEMEIARMLEKNTTLLKFGYHFTQQGPRLRGSNAMMNNNDLARVVRSEADGSFTLTLSVPELEMAFGKKFKSKTNKKEKA; via the exons ATGTCGGTTATGAAGAAGGAGATGGATAAGTACAGGGACATAGACGAGGACGAGCTGCTGAAGAAACTATCAGAGGAAGAGCTGCAGCGATTAGAGGATGAATTAGAGGAGCTGGATCCTGAT AATGCGTTGTTGCCTGCTGGGATGCGGCAGAAGGACCAGACCAAGAAAAATCCGACTGGGACATTTCAGAGAGATAACCTGCTGGCCCATCTGGAGAAACAGGCCAAAGAGCATCCTGAGCAAGAAGACCTGGTGCCTTTCACAGGGGAGAAGAGAG GGAAAGCCTTTGTGCCGAAGAAGATGGTGGACCCCATCATGGAGAATGTGACTCTGGAGCCGGAGCTGGAAGAAGCCCTGGCGAGTGCTTCTGATGCTGAACTCTGTGATATCGCAG CCATCCTGGGTATGCACACCCTGATGAGTAACCAGCAGTACTATGAAGCCCTGGCCAGCAGCAACATAGTCAACAAGCAAGGCCTCAACA GTGTGATCCAGTGCGCACAGTATAAAGCAGTCCCAGATGAAGAGCCCAACTCCACTGACGTAGAAGAAACCCTGTTGAGGATGAAGAGGAACGACCCCAACCTGGTGGAGGTGAACCTCAACAACATCAAG AATATCCCCATCAAGACTCTGAAGGCGTACGCTGATGCTCTGATAGAGAACTCTGTGGTGGAGAGGTTTAGTATTGTGGGAACCAGGAGCAACGACCCTGTAGCATTT gccCTGGCAGAGATGTTGAAGGTGAACACGACGCTGAAGAGCCTGAATGTGGAGTCTAACTTCATCACAGGGACCGGCATAGTGTCCCTCATAGAATCACTGCAGAACAACACCACACTACAGGAGCTCAAGATAGACAACCAg AGCCAGCCGCTAGGCAACAAGGTGGAGATGGAGATAGCCCGCATGCTGGAGAAAAACACCACTCTGTTGAAGTTTGGATATCATTTCACCCAGCAGGGTCCGCGCCTCCGAGGCTCCAACGCCATGATGAACAACAACGACCTGG CTCGGGTTGTCAGGTCGGAGGCTGACGGCTCCTTCACCCTCACCTTGTCCGTCCCTGAGCTGGAGATGGCCTTCGGGAAAAAGTTCAAGTCCAAGACTAA TAAGAAAGAGAAGGCTTGA